In one window of Tellurirhabdus rosea DNA:
- a CDS encoding CPBP family intramembrane glutamic endopeptidase encodes MLILLGFVLIGMSVGGLLAMVVLLGWTTAQGEDAVLNAGEMLTNPELFEGSWYALMMVQAVSHAFTFLVPCLLFWRLFEGRRWADFNARPLSAVQSVGLVALLTIAFMPLNGLVIDWNQGLELPPVLESLETWMKQKEEQLGKLTAFLTTFSTPLQLVIAVFVIAVLPAVGEELLFRGIVQRKLIEWTANVHAGIWIAAFIFSAIHMQFYGFIPRVLLGALFGYLYVWSRNLWVPILAHFVNNGFTVLMVWLYRQKMVSVDIENTDSVPLTGAFFSLLLTIGFLYYFRKSNQSARSHPYV; translated from the coding sequence TTGCTGATTTTGCTGGGATTTGTGCTGATCGGCATGTCGGTTGGCGGTCTGCTGGCGATGGTCGTGCTGCTGGGCTGGACAACCGCGCAGGGCGAAGATGCCGTGCTGAACGCCGGGGAGATGCTCACCAACCCGGAATTGTTTGAAGGCAGCTGGTATGCGCTGATGATGGTGCAGGCCGTCAGCCATGCCTTTACGTTTCTGGTGCCCTGCCTGCTGTTCTGGCGTCTGTTCGAAGGCCGGCGGTGGGCGGATTTCAACGCCCGCCCGCTCTCCGCCGTGCAGTCGGTCGGGCTGGTGGCGCTGCTGACGATTGCCTTTATGCCGCTCAACGGGTTGGTGATCGACTGGAACCAGGGTCTGGAACTGCCGCCGGTGCTGGAGTCGCTGGAAACCTGGATGAAGCAGAAAGAAGAGCAACTGGGCAAGCTGACCGCCTTTCTGACTACGTTCAGCACGCCGCTGCAACTGGTGATTGCGGTCTTTGTCATCGCCGTACTGCCCGCCGTGGGGGAGGAGCTGCTGTTCCGGGGAATTGTCCAGCGGAAGCTCATCGAATGGACGGCGAATGTTCATGCCGGCATCTGGATTGCCGCCTTTATTTTCAGCGCGATTCACATGCAGTTTTACGGATTTATTCCGCGCGTGCTGCTGGGCGCGCTCTTCGGTTACCTGTACGTCTGGTCGCGGAATCTGTGGGTTCCGATCCTGGCGCATTTCGTCAATAACGGCTTTACGGTGCTGATGGTCTGGTTATACCGGCAGAAGATGGTTTCGGTAGACATCGAAAATACCGACTCCGTTCCGCTTACGGGAGCGTTTTTTTCGCTACTTTTAACGATTGGATTTTTGTATTACTTCCGGAAAAGTAATCAATCTGCTCGTTCACACCCGTATGTATAA
- a CDS encoding DUF2007 domain-containing protein: MYKNWEKVMVTPVFHRAEMAKIVLAGHEIDAVVINKRDSNVHFGNCEVYVPTEHALIAKVILDNEISVR; the protein is encoded by the coding sequence ATGTATAAGAATTGGGAGAAAGTGATGGTGACACCGGTTTTTCACCGGGCGGAGATGGCGAAAATTGTTCTTGCCGGGCACGAGATCGACGCGGTAGTCATCAACAAAAGGGATAGTAACGTTCATTTTGGCAATTGCGAAGTGTATGTACCCACGGAACACGCGCTGATTGCCAAAGTTATTCTGGATAATGAAATCTCAGTTAGATAG
- the dusB gene encoding tRNA dihydrouridine synthase DusB, producing the protein MVKIGPIELPDFPLLLAPMEDVSDPPFRAVCKANGADLMYTEFISSEGLIRDAAKSVQKLDIFEYERPIGIQLFGSDIETMRSCGEIASRANPDLIDINYGCPVKNVACRGAGAALLQDIPKMVAMTKAVVESTHLPVTVKTRLGWDDTTKNILDVAERLQDVGIQALTVHGRTRVQMYKGSADWTLIGRIKENPRITIPIFGNGDIDSPEKALEYKNRYGVDGIMIGRASIGHPWVFNEIKHFLKTGEHLPGPTLADRVAVCRQHLDFSIRWKGEKLGIFEMRRHYTNYFKGLENFKPYRQRLVTADTYAELLEIMAEIVDIYAVEALAGNLAHVR; encoded by the coding sequence ATGGTAAAAATAGGCCCCATTGAATTACCCGATTTCCCGCTGCTGCTGGCTCCGATGGAGGACGTAAGCGATCCGCCGTTCCGGGCGGTGTGTAAAGCCAACGGCGCGGACCTGATGTACACCGAGTTTATCTCGTCGGAAGGACTCATCCGGGATGCGGCCAAGAGCGTGCAGAAACTCGATATTTTTGAATACGAACGGCCCATCGGCATTCAGCTGTTCGGCTCCGATATCGAAACCATGCGCTCCTGCGGGGAGATTGCCTCGCGCGCCAATCCGGACCTGATTGACATCAATTACGGCTGCCCGGTCAAGAACGTTGCCTGCCGGGGTGCCGGGGCCGCGCTTTTGCAGGACATTCCGAAAATGGTGGCCATGACGAAAGCCGTCGTGGAGTCAACCCACCTGCCCGTGACCGTCAAAACCCGCCTGGGCTGGGACGATACCACGAAAAACATTCTGGACGTGGCCGAACGGCTGCAGGATGTGGGCATCCAGGCGCTGACCGTACACGGCCGGACCCGGGTGCAGATGTACAAAGGCTCCGCCGACTGGACGCTCATCGGGCGCATCAAGGAAAATCCGCGCATCACGATTCCCATCTTCGGCAACGGCGACATCGACAGTCCGGAGAAAGCGCTGGAATACAAAAACCGTTACGGCGTAGATGGCATCATGATCGGTCGGGCCAGCATCGGCCATCCGTGGGTCTTCAACGAGATCAAACATTTTCTGAAAACCGGCGAACACCTGCCCGGCCCGACGCTCGCCGACCGCGTCGCCGTCTGCCGCCAGCACCTTGATTTCTCCATTCGCTGGAAGGGCGAAAAACTGGGTATTTTTGAAATGCGGCGGCATTACACCAACTATTTCAAGGGGCTGGAAAACTTCAAACCCTACCGCCAGCGGCTGGTAACGGCGGACACCTACGCCGAACTGCTGGAAATCATGGCGGAAATTGTTGATATCTACGCCGTTGAGGCGTTAGCGGGGAATCTGGCGCACGTCCGGTAG
- a CDS encoding biotin/lipoyl-containing protein — protein sequence MYRATVNESDTFDIEFTAGQPVLNGEPLHWDLARINNRQFHLLHENKSYSAELLSLDAAEKAVTLKINGHLHTVRLKDRFDLLLQQMGMESAGKAKVNDIKAPMPGLILSVAVRVGDAVQKGDTVLILEAMKMENVIKAPGDGTVKAVRAGKGESVEKNQVLIEFN from the coding sequence ATGTACCGCGCAACGGTCAATGAATCTGACACCTTCGACATTGAGTTTACCGCCGGCCAGCCGGTTCTGAACGGCGAACCCCTCCACTGGGACCTGGCCCGGATCAACAACCGGCAGTTTCACCTGCTTCACGAGAATAAATCCTATTCCGCCGAACTGCTTTCGCTGGATGCGGCCGAGAAAGCGGTGACCCTGAAGATCAACGGCCACCTGCACACGGTCCGGCTCAAAGACCGCTTCGATCTGCTGCTTCAGCAGATGGGCATGGAATCGGCGGGCAAAGCCAAAGTCAACGACATCAAGGCGCCCATGCCGGGCCTGATCCTGAGCGTGGCCGTTCGAGTCGGGGATGCCGTGCAGAAAGGCGATACCGTGCTGATTCTGGAAGCGATGAAGATGGAGAACGTGATCAAGGCTCCCGGCGACGGCACCGTGAAAGCCGTGCGGGCGGGCAAAGGCGAAAGCGTTGAGAAAAATCAGGTATTGATTGAATTTAATTAA
- a CDS encoding DMT family transporter yields MNTTTTDSPAFPQQKNATPPLAWVLLFVLALVWGSSFILIKRSLEGFPPVQVATGRIAFAFLFFLPYLIVKFREFPRRVAGSLLLSGLTGYLIPAFLFATGGAHLSSSLAGALNSLSPLFTLLIGAWFFGNAIRSRQLFGVLLGVTGSVFLVFMSATGSFSLNEYALLLVGATVLYGLNINVVSRRLSGLPALTSTAWMFGLVGPLALGGLLLTDFPQRATQSASTTSLVALILLGVLGSGLMTILFNRVIQLASGVFASSVTYLMPMVALAWGLLDHEALYWPQLAGMGICLIGVYLINRK; encoded by the coding sequence ATGAATACAACGACTACTGATTCGCCCGCTTTTCCCCAGCAAAAAAACGCGACGCCGCCCCTGGCCTGGGTCCTGCTGTTTGTGCTTGCCCTGGTCTGGGGCAGTTCGTTTATTCTCATCAAACGGAGTCTGGAAGGCTTCCCGCCCGTTCAGGTCGCGACGGGGCGGATTGCCTTCGCCTTTCTGTTTTTCCTGCCCTATCTGATCGTCAAGTTCCGGGAGTTTCCGCGCCGGGTGGCGGGTTCACTGCTCCTTTCCGGCCTGACGGGGTATCTGATTCCGGCCTTTTTGTTCGCCACGGGCGGCGCGCACCTGAGCAGTTCGCTGGCCGGGGCGCTCAACTCCCTCAGCCCCTTGTTTACGTTGCTGATCGGGGCCTGGTTTTTCGGCAACGCCATTCGGTCGCGGCAGTTGTTCGGCGTGCTGCTGGGCGTCACCGGTTCGGTTTTTCTGGTGTTCATGAGCGCCACCGGCTCGTTTTCGCTCAACGAATACGCCCTGCTGCTCGTCGGCGCGACGGTGCTTTACGGACTGAATATCAACGTCGTCTCCCGCCGGTTGAGCGGTCTGCCCGCGCTGACCTCGACGGCCTGGATGTTCGGTCTGGTGGGTCCACTGGCCCTGGGCGGACTGCTGCTGACGGATTTTCCGCAGCGGGCGACCCAATCGGCCTCCACCACTTCGCTGGTGGCGCTTATTTTGCTGGGCGTGCTGGGTTCGGGGCTGATGACGATTCTGTTCAACCGGGTCATTCAGCTGGCCTCGGGCGTTTTTGCTTCCTCCGTCACCTACCTAATGCCGATGGTCGCCCTGGCGTGGGGGCTGCTCGACCACGAGGCGTTGTACTGGCCGCAGCTGGCAGGTATGGGCATTTGCCTGATTGGTGTATATTTGATCAATCGAAAATAA
- a CDS encoding phosphatidate cytidylyltransferase → MKSQLDSMSNLQQRVVAAVVGVAIILGAIWYGEWTFALLFCAISALTQLEFYRLLGLDGNQPLTYYGTLVGCFIVLLTFLIEKEVVAYDNYFLICPAASMIFLIKLYKKDDHKPFSNIGFTFLGIIYVAVPFALLNVLALWRGVYRPGLVLGCLMLLWASDVGAYFAGTKFGRRKLFERVSPKKSWEGSVGGAIAAALIAYGLISSNAEPDLESWEWYCIGAIIVVTGTYGDLVESLFKRSIAIKDSGSSIPGHGGFLDRFDGLLLAAPFIITFLKIFS, encoded by the coding sequence ATGAAATCTCAGTTAGATAGTATGTCAAACCTGCAGCAGCGGGTTGTTGCCGCCGTTGTAGGAGTCGCCATTATTTTAGGAGCCATCTGGTACGGAGAGTGGACGTTCGCGCTGCTCTTTTGTGCCATCAGCGCCCTCACCCAGTTAGAATTCTACCGCCTGCTCGGACTTGATGGAAACCAGCCGCTGACCTATTACGGCACGCTGGTGGGCTGCTTTATTGTCCTTCTGACGTTTCTGATTGAAAAGGAGGTCGTCGCGTACGACAACTATTTTCTGATCTGCCCGGCGGCTTCCATGATCTTTTTAATCAAGCTGTACAAGAAAGACGACCATAAGCCTTTTTCCAATATCGGCTTCACGTTTCTGGGAATCATTTACGTCGCGGTGCCGTTTGCGCTGCTGAACGTGCTGGCACTCTGGCGGGGCGTGTACCGGCCGGGACTGGTGCTGGGTTGTCTGATGCTGCTCTGGGCCAGCGATGTAGGCGCCTATTTTGCGGGCACTAAATTTGGCCGGCGGAAGTTATTTGAGCGGGTGTCTCCCAAAAAATCGTGGGAGGGCAGCGTCGGCGGGGCCATCGCGGCCGCGCTGATTGCCTACGGTCTGATTAGTTCGAATGCCGAGCCGGACCTCGAAAGCTGGGAGTGGTACTGCATCGGGGCCATTATCGTGGTGACCGGGACGTACGGCGATCTGGTGGAGTCGCTGTTTAAACGGAGCATCGCCATCAAGGACTCGGGTTCGAGCATTCCGGGTCACGGGGGGTTTCTGGACCGTTTCGACGGGCTTTTGCTGGCGGCGCCGTTTATTATTACGTTTTTGAAGATTTTTTCCTGA